Genomic window (Ananas comosus cultivar F153 linkage group 16, ASM154086v1, whole genome shotgun sequence):
GAAATATGTACGGAGTATATGTCTTTATTCTAAAAATGTTTTCTGAAGGCGGGAGATTAAATTCTGCACATGTATATTTACGGAATTTGATCTTTCAGCTTTTGCAGATGATGGGACGGTACTACGGAACCTGCGAGCAATAAtaagaataatgataaaaaaatacgTATTTGGTGTGGGTGAAATATCTATCTAGTATAATGGATTGATTGGCTCGATCGATAGATTCGGATTGGATAGTGCTGTGGATATACTTCATAATATAAGAATTAATATGTTGAGTTAATATTGTGTTAACTTAGTCCGTTCTATTATCTGATGTTAAGTTCGTTTATAGAAAGataacaaacaaaaacaaaatctatattctatgtttacaaaaaaaaaaaaagaattagaaagTTCATTTCCACCTGAAAAGTATATTTGCTGGTAAAGTAAACTTTGATATGAAAAAATCACCATCTATTTTTGTTAGATGATAAGCTCTACTTTATGCATTCAGATTTTGTTCACAATgaacttagagagagaaaagaagagagaaaataacTTATTTAAGAGAATGTCCACAAAGCTGTGTGCGCAGGAATTCATGCTGAAAAAGAAATAACTCATGAGAATTCTAATCATATTACCCAAATTGCCATTAAACATACAACACTGCAAACAGTAATTGAGTTTATCATAATGTTACAGCAACTGTAACAAGAAGCTATAACCGTGTATGTTTAACTACTGCAATTGCTTCGATGAAAGAACGTACAGCAGGAGaaagaatttaaaatcttaCGAAAAGAGTTCAATGTACTGACACTCTTTCCAATCTTCTCCGATGCCTCGCGCTTCTTCTTTGTTGCCATCTTTCCTTTATATCGTTAACACTGGAAAGTACTAACTCTTTACTACCACTAACTGATCTTGCTTCAATGTCTTGCATCAGTTCTGCATCACTAATGGATCTTCGTAGCCGAGTGGCCTCAGCTAGAAGATCATTTATGAGCATTTCGGTGGTCTTTGTGGTGATCCCGCGAAGATACCATGAAATGGGCGGCGGAGGGACGATCGATGGCTGGATCAGCTGATCCAAGCTCACGAGAGATCCAACCCTCCCTTTACCTCCCGTGCATGTGTTATACTCTGCAAATGTCTTTGGCCTAAAAGGAAGGCAAGTTTGCTCGTCCACGAACAAAGGCTCTACTTTCCAGCAGCCCTCGAATCTTTCCATGAAACCCGATTTACCTTGCTTAAATTTTACCTGCGTAAGAGGAATCACATGGTATTCAAGTTTTGAAATGGTTGCTTCTTTTGCAGTTTCTTCCGAACTTAAAGTTTAAGAAATCCTACTATAATAACATAACTCTTTATTTTGCTCCATGAAATTCGAAGACTTTCTATTTCTCTTAAGAAGATTTCATCATTTTGCTCCTTCATCAATATTCTTTTAGCTCAAATCTATCACTTAACCCACAGGTCAATGGAGTGAACTGTAggttttgaaaatatcaggGGGGGAAATGTGAAAATCATGATGCTTATAGAGGGGTTTTCCTGCAGGTtagccttctttttttttaaacaaaaaagaaagaaaaaaataaagaactttCAGGAATTTAAATGATCACCGTTGATGAACTCATTATATTCATTCTTACAGTATGATCTTTCCGATTTTGATCGACGAAAACGTGCACTGCTATTGTTCCAGACCACCAAAGGAATCGCCATATTGCAGCCTGCTCCACCTCAACAACCTGCCTCTGGCCCTCGTCAACCAAGACCTTTCTTGAAATTACTTCCTAATAAGAGAGAAACACCAGAGAGTTACTCTCTTAGGGTTAAGAAACACAAGCTGAATATCTTATGAATGCAACATAGTCTGATACTTTATCTGATAAGAAAAAATACGTACCTTGATGTTTTTAAATACTCTTTTGTTTTCCGGATCAATGACAATATTATAGATTGCATCCGGCGGTAATCCAGCCTTAAATCTCACATTCAGGTTGCATAGAGACCCTTTTGGTACACTGACCTGAAACAAGTTCACAAAGAACAGTTAAATATATAATGTTTCTACTATTTTCATAGTCTCCAGCCACTTGCTTTATCGACAACTACGTCTGCAGAGATTATCAACTTGGTTATCTCAAAAGCATATTGAAATAAATTTacagtattattatatataataaactgATTTGCACTCAAACCTTTACTCGTTTTAGAAAGTAGTACTAAAGGAATAAGTTGAAACACAACGACAAAGATGCGGTCCAATCACTTACAACGAAGAAGTCTTCTCTGGTAGTTAATCACGTTACCTTAATTTCTGGGGGCTCATCAGACCAGTTTGAGTTACTTCGCCAAGCCTGAAGCTGCTTATCCAAGTCAACCTCGAAAGAAGAATCTGATTCTTCCTCTGTAGGCACAGCAGGTTTTCCAAAACCAGGAACATGATTGGTTTTCAACAACTGCTTCAGACGTAACTGGAGAATGAAATTTAGGTCGTATTAGCTATATCAAGTTCCAAATCATCATCAGCAGCAATGTACTTGGCATAATACCAAAAGGACTGACCTTCAGAGAGTTCTGAAGCTTCTGAGGAACCTGTGCGAAATAATTCAATGCTGGACTAGGCAGTCTTGGGCCCCCAGTTGATTTGGAGATGTTGGCATCGACACTTAATTTTGCTTTATCATCCATTAAAGCCTGAAATAGACCACCAAGCTCATAAGAAACTATAATAGTTATCTTCAAGAAAGTACATCAATTGTCCTTGGAAGTTTCTATTCTTTAAAATACAGAAATGGATTAATACTTCAGAAAAGTTGCAAACTAATCAAATATTTTGCATGATTTAATTGGCGAAACAGTCCACATGTTTGTTCGACTATTGAGACAGCTATGTACTGGGAAGAAACTGCAAGAATATAATAAGTGGACGAGGGTAAGAAAATTGATGAGGGCCAAAATGAAGAGTAACAAAAACCAACACCATTTTGTAGCTAGACTTTTCTCAACCTGTGGGTTTAGCTTCAGTTGCGATTAGAGATTCATCTTAATATCAACACCTTAGAAATATAATGGGTAAGGATCTCACTTACTACATAGGTAAAACTTGAAGGttaaaagagaaggaaaatcaGTGCCTTTGAAGATTTCCTTGAAAGTCGATcagcattttctttttctttttttttaatttgagtaaAACCATCTATCAATCTAGATGGGAGTTATGTGGAATCTTGAAATGATAATGTGGTACAGTGCAACAATAAAATAGTTACAGTTTCATGgaattctaataattattagacCTAAGTGATTGTGTCAAAAATTGGTACTTTCCCTACATGAACATTATTAGATGCCAACTAACTAATTTCCTGAGCCTACAAAAGAGAATGGAAATTACTGTTCACAATAAGTAGGTGCCAGATTCGTGGACATTACCTGATCAACTAAAGTGCTGATGGATTAAATCAAGCAAACTTCAACAAATACATTTCTCCTAAAGAATGCTTTCGAACAGAAAAGAAATTCGTTATATTGTCCGAATTTGATTAAGAGATAGAATACATATGACCTCTAAATCAATTTTTTGGGGCATATGATAAATCTAGTAACCCAAATGCATTATCGTGAAAAATTGCGATAGGTTAaaccagaaaagaaaaatctcatCCTGCACAAGTTATTACTGTATAACCAATCCTACATCCAAACAAACCCTTAAAGCCGAGGTAAAACTTCAACAAGTACCGAGAAAACGACTCAGATGTAACCAACCTAAAAAATACTCCTCGTTTCTCTAACAGTGAACAAACAAAGCAACAAAAGAGTCACTTTTCCAAATTATGTATAGGGCAAGTTAAAAATGAATTATCGGAACGTTTTACCAATCGAAATTTCACTATTTGCAGTTTACAAGGTTACTCGGCAACATGGAAGTACTCTCGACCAATCGAAATTTCAACAAAAACACTTCTTGTTTCTCCAAAGTGCTTTTGAAAATGCTTCTGGAGGAAAGGAAACTAAAGCAAAACCTTAGCAACTTTGAGAATCAGCAATAGAACCataaaatggaaaaagaatTGAAACAAGCCCTAATTCAAATTTACACTTTATTCAATAAACACAATCAAATCCTACTCAGAGTTTAATGCCATATTATTGGAGGCGACCACCGATCGAACAGAGAAACACAATTCGTTCAAATTGTTTCATGCAAATTGATTCACCTTTGCACAATTCAACTAGGGCAATTTACGCatcaaaattaatcaaaaattcccaaattCACAAGCAAATGATTCAAAAACtaactaaaattaataaaaaaaaaaagcagcttTTGCAACGAGAAATCGTACCTCACGAGCATGTAGGGTGGGTTCAAATCATCTTCTCCTCTGAGCTGCGAAATTTGGAGTTGATGTATAGAGCGATTTGGTAGGTAaggtaaaagagagagagaaaaaaaaaaaaagaacgcgaAAGCGAGACGAGGAGTAGCGAAAACGGGAACGGAACGGAACGGAATCTTCCTTGAATGAGCGAATCTCCGTCCACAAACCCAACGGGTCAAGTAGGgcggcccttttttttttagaaaatatttttataaatttttatttttttattttttttttctgacttttaaaaatgtatatttttttcttgaaattt
Coding sequences:
- the LOC109722620 gene encoding uncharacterized protein LOC109722620, whose protein sequence is MDDKAKLSVDANISKSTGGPRLPSPALNYFAQVPQKLQNSLKLRLKQLLKTNHVPGFGKPAVPTEEESDSSFEVDLDKQLQAWRSNSNWSDEPPEIKVSVPKGSLCNLNVRFKAGLPPDAIYNIVIDPENKRVFKNIKEVISRKVLVDEGQRQVVEVEQAAIWRFLWWSGTIAVHVFVDQNRKDHTVKFKQGKSGFMERFEGCWKVEPLFVDEQTCLPFRPKTFAEYNTCTGGKGRVGSLVSLDQLIQPSIVPPPPISWYLRGITTKTTEMLINDLLAEATRLRRSISDAELMQDIEARSVSGSKELVLSSVNDIKERWQQRRSARHRRRLERVSVH